The genomic DNA TCACCAAGTTGAGAGTCTACAGTCACTTGAATACGTAAAGCATCACGTACAGCATCGACTAAATAAAGCCCCATACCTGAAGAGACCTGTTGATAATGCTCATTTTTACCCGTATAACCGCGTTGAAAAATACGTGGCAAATCGTGTGCTGCTATACCGCTTCCTCTATCTTGAATATGTAAATGCACTTGATCATCTTCAAACGTCGTATAAATCGAAATGTACGCATGGTCAGAGTATTTAATCGCATTTGAAATAATTTGACGAATGACCATACGAATCCATCGCTTATCCGTATAAACCGTTAGCGTGTCTGACACAGCCAAATCAAATCCAATCCCTTTTTGTAAACAGAGATGACGCGTTTGTTGAATTTCTTCAATTAGAATGGCACGCAACTTGACGCTTTCGAAATACATGTCATTGGATTGATGATTCAGCCTCGCTAAAAACAGTTGTTGATCGAGCATATAATCAATGCGAGACCATTCAAACATCAATTGGTTTCGGCGCTCACTATCTTCTTCTTTTTCGATTAACAATTTTAACGCCGTCACGGGTGTTTTAATATCGTGAATAAACTCTGTCATACTTTGTTCACTCAAATTAATCCATTCTTGTTGTTCACCCATAGACTGTTGAAGTTGTTGAATTTTCACCTGTAAATAATCTAATGTCATCTTTTCAAAAGGTGATTCTGCTAAATAGCGATGCTGCAATGATTCGACTTCCGCATAAGATTCTAGACGCTGATAAAAACGTGTTTCTTTCAAATAGGTACGTATCAAAAACGCAATGCTCACAAGCCATTTCAATCCTATGAAATACCACAAGCTATCAAGTGATATCTTTTCGTCTAAAGCACCAAGTAATAAAAAAAGTAAATCCAACGCAACCAGTAAACCAATCCAAGCGATACGCTCTCTTAAAAAATAAAATATCCACTTAATTGTTTTCATGTGCGAGATAACCTTTCCCTACTTTTGTTTCTATGACACCATCCAAACCGATATCTGCCAATTTTCTACGTAAACGATTGACATTTACAGTGAGTGTATTATCACTTACAAATGCTTCATCATCCCATAACGCTGTCATTAACGTGTCACGAGAGACAATTTGATTTTTATACTTGAGTAAAACCTCTAAAATAAGCATTTCAGTTTTAGATAACACTGCTGTTTGATCAGCTCTTACTATCGTTCCTTTCGACAAATCTACAACACTGTCTCGCCACAAGATGGTCCGTCGTTCTTCTTGATTATATTGATACACACGCCGAAAAATCGCTTGTAACTTAGCAATCAGAACAGGCATATGGAACGGTTTTTGTATATAGTCATCTGCGCCAATCTCCATACTCATCACTTGATCCATTGGATGATCACGTGATGATATAAATACAATCGGTACATTCGCATGCTGACGAATTTGTCGCGTCCAATGAAAGCCATCGAATTTGGGCAATGTAATATCCATTAAAATAATATGAGGATCAGCTTTTTGATATTCTTGAAAAACTTCATCAAAGTTTTGAATACAAGTGACATGATAATCCCATGACATCAATGCCTCAGTGATTTGTTGACATAATGTTTGATCATCTTCTACTAGTAGTATATCCAAATCCGTCACTCCTTCGTATAGTGCAAATCTTCACCGTTTTGTTGGCGATCATAATAGTTTTGAATGCGACATTTCGTATCAAATCCTCTCACTAACATTTGAAAAAATGGGACTTGAATAAAGTAAGCAATCGGCCACCATGCCCGTGGAATATAATCAAATAAATGCACAATGACCGCGTCTAATTGTTGAATATAACGAAATTCAATAATGGCGTGATTGCCCCCTTTAACTTTTGCCAAACGTCCTTTGACCATTTCAAGTCTATAGAGCGTGTCATCTATTTTATTAAGTTCAAATATCATCAACAATCGCTTTTGCTTTTTATCATAGACTTCAATTCGATGATCGACATGTCGAATCGAAGTCCGCGTTCCCGGCGTTTGAGACAGCCATATCCCCATTTGATGGATAAAGCTATCTAAATGCCACTTCAACGGCTTCGGAATATGATGTACAAGGCGTATATCATTATATTTGGCACCTTGGAATTCAACAGAAATATGAGGTCGGTTCACTTTTTTACTCGTACATCGCACCGATACACCATATCTACCCAATTGTTGGATTGTTTCATTATCAAATTGACTACCTCTAACATAAATGATTTCTTTGACACCTTGCTGAGCCGCAGCACGCGCAAAATTATCAGCGGCAATGAGGTTCAAATCTTTCGCTAAAGCTCTTGTCATTTTAGCTGAATGTTTCGTTGGATCTAAAAAATAAATCGCGATATCTATACCATGCATCGCTCTTAAAACATCAAGATAATTGTAAATATCCGCTTCAATCCAATTCACTGCTGACTGTGCCTGCTTTTTAGGATATTTAGATATCGTATGAATAAAGCAACGATCAGCAAGCGTATGAATGAGTGTTTTGCCAATATAACCTGTACCACCAGCTAGCAACACATTGGGTTTCATCGTAAACTCCTCTCCTATCAATACCTAATATTTAACAGTTGATCCGTGTTATAGAAATTTCCTAAATGTCTTATTTTACGTTACAATAAATGTGAATCTCTATTAATGACGAGGCGAACTAAAAACATGAAATGGAGTTGAAAGCATGTCAGTAACAATTAGAGAAGTCAGCATTAACGATGTCAATACATTCACCACACTCATGCAACAAGTCTTTGAAGAATCTGAATATATGCTTTACGATCCAGGTGAATATATGCCTTCATTTGAAAATGCCATTTCAAAAATGGAAGAAGTCATCACTTCACCTCATTTAGCTATTTTCGTTGCTCAAAAAGAGGAGCAACTTGTCGGCTATTTAACAGTTAAAACAAAAACGCTTCATCGGATTGCACATATTGCTGAAATATCTATTGGTGTGCTACGTCAATACCAGAATGCAGGCATTGGGTATCAACTTTTACAACAATGTATGGAATGGTGCCGTCAACACGGGGTTACACGCCTTTCTCTAAGCGTTGTTACTGAAAATAAAGCAGCTGTTCAATTCTATGAACGGGCAGGATTTAAAATTGAGGGTGAACTTCAACATACACTCAAAATTGAAAATCATTACTACAACTCGTTTATTATGGCTTATTTGCTATCCTCTTCTTCTAATCCAACGCCTTAATATCTCTATTTTATCATTTTATGAAGTTCGACTCACATAATCGTCATATTTTTATATTTAAAAGCACTGAAATCTATTAAAATGATGTACATTCCATAAAGTTAGGTTTGAGCCCCATTTTTGGAATGCACATCCACAGTTATGATTTCAGTGCTTTTACTTAGTTATCGTATGGATTTAAGTTAATTTCAGTGTGGTCCGTATCTTTATTATCCGGACCGACTTGTGTGCCTGTTGTATTTCTACTTAAAAAGCTTAAGACTTTTTGAATATTCTCTTTGGATTCTGGTTTATTGAGATGAAACTGGTATTGATGTTTCAAGTGATGTGAACCATCAAAGAAGAATCGATCCACCGAGACACCTTTCTCTTCTAGGGCATTCGCAAAACTTTTCATTTTGACTCATAAAAGGATCGTCATCCCCTACAGATAAAAATGTCGATGGAAAATCTTTAGTAATTTGATTCTCTGTGGACATTTCAGCAATATTTTTCGAACTCATTTCCCATTTTTTCACACCTAAATAACTTCTCATAAATAAATTAATTCTTGGAAATTCAGTTGAGCGAACGGTTTTCATATCATAAAAACCACCAAAGAAAATAGCCGCTTTAATTTGTTCAGGTGTAAACTGTTGTCGAAAATTCATTTCTTCACGTAATGCGCGGTTCGTTTGAATTGCAGTAAATTGACTATTAATTTGTGCACCTGCTGAATCGCCACCAATAATGACTTGATTTAAATCAATAGGCAAGTTACTTTCGTGATTTTTAATAAACGTGACCGCTCGATCCATTTGAATGAGTGGTGTCGGATATTGATACTCTGGTGCGAGTGCATAATTGACATTAACTACAACGTAGCCATGCTCAACAATATTCGCAAGTAGTGGGTTTTTGTATTGCTTATCCCCAGCGATAAATCCTCCACCGTGCGCCCAAAAAATCACAGGTAGCTGTTCATCCGCGCTCACATGCTTAGGCATAATAATATCGAGTTGACTATTCGGTAAGCCTTCCATGTAAGTAATGTCTTTAAATACTGAAACATTTTTATTTTGAATTGATACTCTATTTTGTTCCTGTCTCGATAGTCGAGGCTCAAAAAAATAGCCGGCGATCAGACCGGCTATAACGAGTAAAATGATTGATGTGATCACAATCCATCTTTTTCTATGATTCGTCATTCCAATCTTCCCTTTCGGAAAAATTGTAACACATCTAATCAATTAAGCAATAAATTTCTTATCTTGAGATTTACGATAGAGATATTTAACAATAACCGCAAGCACGATAAAGAGGCCAATAACCCCCATAATTGGGTAAACCACTTTAATAAGTCCTTCAAAGCCTACGAAACTTAATCCGTATGCTAACGGTACAAGTATAGAAATCATAATATAATAACCTTTTGTATAAGGTGTTGTAAAACGTGCTGCAAATGAATAAGACAAACCTAAAATTGTGTTATACATTACAGCTAACATCACGATAGATAATACAAATGTTAAAATTGGAGATATTTTCCCCGCTAAAACTAATGTTGGGATGGCAGAATCTTTAATCGCTGTATATTCTGAGTGTAAAGCGAAGTTAATTAAACCTAATAATACTAAATAGACAACCCCACCTAAAAGACCACCTAAACCAGAGACTAGTCTCTTAGATGCATCTCCACCGATTGCAACTAAAGTACTAAATCCTACTGCAAAAGCAAGACCACCATAATTGAATCCATTCCAAATTGCTAAACCAATATTTGGTGTTTCAACAACACTGTTGATTTTTGAAATAGGAATGCTGCCTTTAAATAAGAATGTGACAGCAATCAGTACAACTAAAACAATTAATACAGGGGTTACAATCCCTAAAGCTCTTACAATCTTATTAAAATCCATAAGTAATGTGATATAGACGGCAATACACATCAAAAGCGCGCCTAACCATGTAGGTACACCAAAGCTCTCTTCAAATGTAGAGCCTGCACCCGCAATCATCGTAATTGTTACGGCATAAAGTGACAAAATTAATACATAATCGATGACAAGACCGATTTTTTTACCAAATAAATACTCAAGTGTCGATCCATGATTATCTGCATCAAAGGCTGTCCCAATTTTTGCAACTTGACGCCCGATAAATGTCAGGATTAAACCTGAAATAAGTACACCTATATAGGAATAAATACCATATCTACTGAAGAATTGTAGGACTTCTTGCCCAGTTGAAAAACCGGCACCTACAACAACGCCTACATAGGCAAAAGCTATTTTTATAGCTTCACTATATTTTTGCATACTGTTTTGACCTCCTCGTTAGCAAAACACGTAAAACATTAAAACATATTACTCCATTAATTTCAAATTACGATACGCCTATCAACTATCTGAAAGGCTTGATATGACAGCTATGAGCGCATTATCAAATGATTTTCTTACAGTTTTTTATACTTTTTTATGAATAAACACACGTTACAGGCAATCAATTATGCATATTTATTCTAATTATGAATAGATTCAACAAAAGATTTCATAGAATTCTTAAAATTTTATAGGTATTTTTTGAACCCAAAAGTTTTTACGTACGCTTTTAGAGTAATTTTATACTCATTTAAGTCTCGAAAATCCCCTTTTAAATTTCAACCTTTACTTATCTTTAACTACAAAAAATCGGCTGTACACTTTATATGGTGGTTATGTGTCTATAATAATTAAGTCGCAAACTTCCGATTGCTTCTTCGAGTCTCGCTTTCCCAGGCGCCTTACCTCAACTAATTTTGGCTTTTATTGTAGCTCATAAGAAGCCAAAATGGATTTTCGGTTTCGGCTCTATGCCTCGGGAGTCTCGACTCGATACGCAATCTATTTAAGCAATTTCACTATTGAAAAGTGGCATTGCTTTTTTCTTTGATCTTTTATACAGTCTAAAAATAATAAAAATGCGATTTTGAAGTTATAAAAGTTGCGATAGCCATATGAAATTTAATCAGTTTAACTTTTTGATTAATTCCTTCAATCGCACCATTATTGAATTGAGGGGTTCCAATCGTATAAGCAATGATATCCTCATACTTTCTGTAGAAGCGTAACACTTTCCATCCATACATTTAAAACGTTGTTTTAACAGATTTAAATACACTGCTATCTCTTGGAATCTTAAAAAAGTAATTCGCGATAAACGTTTTCCGTGTTTGTGTATTCAGTTTGGATTCGTATGATAACAGTGAGGACAAGTCATAGGCTTGTATGAAAGGGTACCAAAGATGACGTTAGATTTCTTACCTCTAATAACTACATCTTCTTCCACTTTAGTGATTTTAATATTATTATCTTTAATTTTTAGTAACTTTAATATATCATTACACATAGGCGCAATATGTCTCCTTTATTTTTGGTTTAGTCACTTAAAATTATAGAGGCATTTGCGCTATTTTTGTACAAAAAAGCAGGATGACTTATGTCATCCCACCATAAAAAATGAAGAACCAAAAAATCTATTGCTTAATGTATCAATTAGACACGACAATATTGATGATAGGCACTTCGATTCAAGGTGATGCAATAAAAAAACGAGACAGAAATCTTGTTGGATAAAATTTCCGCCTCGTTCATACATCCGTTTGCGATCGTACATTGCTTTATGCGTCTTTATAATGGTTTAATTGATCAAAATCAACCACTACTTGATCCATACGTTTCGCTGTTTCTTTCAATACGTTTCTGGCCACTTTATTATTTGGATCAAGCTTTAAGATTTGTTTTGCAACACTAAAAGCCCTTTTATCAGAAATAACAGGCTCTGGAATTGCATGCAACAGTAACATTTGTAATAAACTTTTTACTTCTTTACCTTCAGTCAAATCAATTGATGATTTAGCATGATAATATGCAGCATCTAATGCGCCTGGCACATCACTCAATGGATATACAAGTAATAAGAAAGCTAAATCATGAATTTCTGCTGTTTCTTCCGCTTTAATCATATCAAGCAAACATGTATAATACATGACACTTTCTTCCTCATGTGCACTAGAGATATACGCTTCTTCAAAAGCTAAAAAGTCAGTTGCAGACATTAAGTTTTTTACCGCTTCAAATTCGCCGTTTAAGACATGTTTCTTTATTAAATCTTGCATGGCTTGTCCTCCTGAATGTGCCTATGTCCATTTACCACTATCTTAACATAATTACATTAAGATTGCAGTTTGACCTGCCACATTAAGTTATATTTTTATCGTATTATCTCATATATTTACATTCTAACATATTTTATATCTATCACGCTCAGTCTAAGGATTGAAATCATACAGAACGTGTTCGATACATCAAATACAAAAAGTAAGGCGCACCAATCACAGCAACGACGAGACCTGCTGGTACGCCGCTCGGTTGTAATAAAATTTTTCCTAATGTATCTGAAACAGTCAGCAGTAAAGCACCAATGACAATAGAAATCGGTATAAATAATTGATGTCTTGGTCCTACCATTGACTTTGCAATATGAGGCCCCATTAAGCCGATAAATCCAATTGCTCCCGCCACTGACACTGCAGCGCTAGACAAGAGAACAGCAATCAAAATTAATAAAATACGTGCTTTATTAAGCGGAACACCCACACTTTTAGCAATCGTATCACTTGTATTTAAAATATTTAAAGTTTCAGATTGAAAGATAACAATAGGCACTAAAATAATAAGCCAAGGTAAAAACGCGAATACAAAAGGCCATGTATCGCCCCAAATATTGCCTGCCAACCAAGTGGCTATAAATTCAGATTGATCTTTGTCAAATGTCGACATTAGCGTAAGCGCAGCACCTGACAACGCAGTCGACATCCCGACACCAATCAATACCATACTTGCTGGAGAAAGACCTTTATCCCCTTGATAACTCAAGATGAAAATTGCAAAAGCCGTCAACAGTCCACCTACCATACTGATGATAGGTAAAACATAAACAAACTGATCCGCTTGGATTTGACCAATTGCGATAAACAATGCGATAGCAAAGCCACTTCCTGCATTAATACCTAATATACCAGGCTCTGCTAATGGATTTTTAGTCACACTTTGTAAAATCACGCCACTCAAACTTAGAGCGATACCCGCCATAAGTGTAATCAACATACGCGGCAATCGGAAATCAATCAATATCAATTGATCTGCTGCATTCCCTTGGCCTAAAAACGTTTGAATAATACGACGATAGGACATCGCATATTCACCAGTTGTGAGATTCCAGACTATAGCTAAACAGAGTACGATAATAGCAGTCACTAAAACAATGCGTTGCTTCCGTTTCAATTT from Staphylococcus schleiferi includes the following:
- a CDS encoding sensor histidine kinase yields the protein MKTIKWIFYFLRERIAWIGLLVALDLLFLLLGALDEKISLDSLWYFIGLKWLVSIAFLIRTYLKETRFYQRLESYAEVESLQHRYLAESPFEKMTLDYLQVKIQQLQQSMGEQQEWINLSEQSMTEFIHDIKTPVTALKLLIEKEEDSERRNQLMFEWSRIDYMLDQQLFLARLNHQSNDMYFESVKLRAILIEEIQQTRHLCLQKGIGFDLAVSDTLTVYTDKRWIRMVIRQIISNAIKYSDHAYISIYTTFEDDQVHLHIQDRGSGIAAHDLPRIFQRGYTGKNEHYQQVSSGMGLYLVDAVRDALRIQVTVDSQLGEGTTVSIHFPMQNENIARMSK
- a CDS encoding response regulator transcription factor; the encoded protein is MDILLVEDDQTLCQQITEALMSWDYHVTCIQNFDEVFQEYQKADPHIILMDITLPKFDGFHWTRQIRQHANVPIVFISSRDHPMDQVMSMEIGADDYIQKPFHMPVLIAKLQAIFRRVYQYNQEERRTILWRDSVVDLSKGTIVRADQTAVLSKTEMLILEVLLKYKNQIVSRDTLMTALWDDEAFVSDNTLTVNVNRLRRKLADIGLDGVIETKVGKGYLAHENN
- a CDS encoding FecCD family ABC transporter permease, which gives rise to MIHPKLKRKQRIVLVTAIIVLCLAIVWNLTTGEYAMSYRRIIQTFLGQGNAADQLILIDFRLPRMLITLMAGIALSLSGVILQSVTKNPLAEPGILGINAGSGFAIALFIAIGQIQADQFVYVLPIISMVGGLLTAFAIFILSYQGDKGLSPASMVLIGVGMSTALSGAALTLMSTFDKDQSEFIATWLAGNIWGDTWPFVFAFLPWLIILVPIVIFQSETLNILNTSDTIAKSVGVPLNKARILLILIAVLLSSAAVSVAGAIGFIGLMGPHIAKSMVGPRHQLFIPISIVIGALLLTVSDTLGKILLQPSGVPAGLVVAVIGAPYFLYLMYRTRSV
- a CDS encoding NAD(P)H-binding protein, coding for MKPNVLLAGGTGYIGKTLIHTLADRCFIHTISKYPKKQAQSAVNWIEADIYNYLDVLRAMHGIDIAIYFLDPTKHSAKMTRALAKDLNLIAADNFARAAAQQGVKEIIYVRGSQFDNETIQQLGRYGVSVRCTSKKVNRPHISVEFQGAKYNDIRLVHHIPKPLKWHLDSFIHQMGIWLSQTPGTRTSIRHVDHRIEVYDKKQKRLLMIFELNKIDDTLYRLEMVKGRLAKVKGGNHAIIEFRYIQQLDAVIVHLFDYIPRAWWPIAYFIQVPFFQMLVRGFDTKCRIQNYYDRQQNGEDLHYTKE
- a CDS encoding GNAT family N-acetyltransferase, whose translation is MSVTIREVSINDVNTFTTLMQQVFEESEYMLYDPGEYMPSFENAISKMEEVITSPHLAIFVAQKEEQLVGYLTVKTKTLHRIAHIAEISIGVLRQYQNAGIGYQLLQQCMEWCRQHGVTRLSLSVVTENKAAVQFYERAGFKIEGELQHTLKIENHYYNSFIMAYLLSSSSNPTP